Genomic DNA from Vanessa atalanta chromosome 17, ilVanAtal1.2, whole genome shotgun sequence:
TcatttaagcacttaaaattaaatgggGCTTGATTTGAATCAGCCTTCATCGATAAATATTctcgtcaaattaaacacttccACCGGTTCGtgaaaggaaacaccctgacctgagaagaaccggcgaaagaatctTTCATCTTTAAATCCACCTTATTATTAAAGTACATCTCTTTTTAACGATTAATTTATCAAAGTGCTTCCTAGAAGAAATAAACTGCTCCTATAAACTGTATATCGTGGTCGGTAGTTCTCAATTAAGCCTATTCATGTTCATGTGCATGTTCGTGTATGCgtctattttatattgtatggaAAAACCAGATCAATATGCAATTTCAGGGTTCATTGATTTTCGATTTACGTTCAAAGTTTAGCagatgtgattttttttcttcgaGTTCTTTTGAggcattaagaaaaaaaaaccagtgTTTATTTATACGCCCACACAGGTCATAAAAACTCAACGATGAAGTTGTTCGCTAAACGGCTAATTGAGTACTGTCgctcgaaatatattttacaattctaatacaaatttaaattgtaaatgtttaaatttgtgtgAGTGTTATTGTTGTAGGGAAAAATAAGAAGCTACatgtatcataataattattataataataactagctgaacctgcggctttacccgctctaaatttataaaacacaaacttccaaacccCTTTTACCGTTTTGGAATGGAATTTCGTAAAGTCCTTAGCCTTTGTCTACagcctataaggaacctacctttCAAGTTTGTgcgtgttatagtttctgagatgtCGTGATTAATCAGTCAGTGGTActtcgcttatatatatatatacctataattaagtacaatattatacaattatttcaattaatatataattatttgcatgaaaataaaaactatttttaacgcCGAAGAAATAGAGCTTCTAATACGCGTACATTTTTCTACACTAGTTAAAAGCATGCGTTTCGATGCCacgatatttttgatttatttcgaTACATATCTTTTACATATTtacctacaaatattttatatcgatgACGGGAACcttcaaacatatatatattatttacattacactaaatatgtaaataggtacaaaattaataccaaaaaaatattaaaatagattaatcagtaaggataaattaaattttatttatagattttgtaCAGTCACGCTATAAACGTGCGATATTAGGTTTTGCGGTTTTTGTACGCGTTTCGGTATTATGTAAACGGGACTTCCAAGATAAATAATGCGTTGAGTACGCGTAAGTTCAGACGTTGCTTAGTCTGATTTAAGCTCTGTGATAGTACGTGTGTGTGTGACCATGAAACTGTGCTTGGTTTGGTTTTTGTTTACCATTATTGATTTTGGAAATGGGGGTCAGGTaggtgatatatatattttttaattacatggagttgaccatttttaaattaatattaaaagcttttttttaaaaagactttcatgaattataaaaactatataagtattcaatttttttttattaaatttgttcggTTACAatgaacttgaaaaaaaaacttgatagcAGTAAATATGTCTTCTTTTTAgttacctaaaatatattttttactttaaaataatccaGAAAAAATGTGGACGCAAAACAAATTGCACAAACaactttagtaaaattaaaaataataataccagaaagcgtttaaaaaaaaactaccggccatatataaatataaaaataaaaaataaaaatgtgtaatgatggtcaaatattttattcaatggtTACTAACTTTATtaactaacaaaattaaaaaaaaaaaacgtaatgaaCATAATTCGAATATCGAACGTTAAACTTCTATATCCAACCGTTGTTTCCTGCAATCTTAGGGCGTGTTCACGTTCACGGGCGTGACCaccatttaaatatgttttcacatatatttttttatttatataggttgATAGACAAATAAGAAAATTGgtccccaccgcccatagacattggtgatgtaagatatattacccattcctaacgtcaccaatgcgccactaaccttacgatcgaagatgttatgtcaattgtacctgtagttacactggtccacctttcaaatcagaacacaataatactaagtatttcttttCGGCGATGGAACATCTAATGAGGAGGTGTACTTACTCAAGCTGGCTTTcacaaagtaatattaaaacatttgtcCGATTTAAATTTCTTGTTTGTCGTAAACtacatatcaataataattcggCGATCATCGTATCGACCAAGATTGAGACCCTTGATTAAACGCTAATTAAAATGGATTTGAGCGTAAGAGAACTATGTatggattatatatttattaaccgGGCTCGAATGGTGCTCATTAATATGAACGAGAaagcattataaaattaacgttattttatagaatatacttactaacattttattttgttgcattatatttttaactcgtTTCCATGCAGCCGTCATTATAAACGaaacacttaatatataatCCATAGTTAGATATTATCTACCACCAGAATGCATTGGAGCAACGTTGTAAGATAATCTCCAAACCCTCACCTTACGAAAAGATAAGGCATTTGCAAAATAGTGGGACATGATCATttgttaattacttatttaaatattaaacggcTGTTTACTAAATTAACGCTTCATTCAGTTTAGGTGAACTCATCCTTAGTTGTAAAATAATGACATTTCGAAGTAAAATGACGTAAACGGTGAGGTAACGCTCACAACACATTTGTgtcacgataaaataaaaacagttgtcGCTATTTTTCaaggctataaatatttaaaatatgaaatgctATTATCGTAAATGTATTGACTGAGCAACAAACCGTCGTTgcctaaatgaaaatattaaaaatttccttGGATTGATCGATAGACTTCCGACCTTTTCTTTCACCACGAATATTgtctaacatttaaaaaaaacattgtcttacatttaaaaaagtaaccaCCGTTTTGTTGTtagtaaacaatatataaaattttaaagctgTTTATCTTCTATTCTTAAACTCTTATAAGTTGCGGACGTGACTCTTTATCAACTAACTCTCAACATaacctaaaattaatattttacaatggaGTATAATATCATGATATTCTTATCCACAATCATATAGCAACAAACGCCAAACCGATTCGTGcaattgtcaaaaataatacgcgccattcaaaatacattttaggcAGTATGCATATAAACCTACGCCCttcaaaaaaagtaatatattgtaaatttctatacagtctaaaattttttattaagtatttgcaCTTACCCTTGCCAATACAACaatgcaaaatatttgtattgttactTCAACGTATTGTCATTTCCGACCCATGTGATACCAGGTGCTGTTGTTATAACAATTAaggttattattttctaatttaaggTTACTTTGAATTTAGAACACGATCAACTCCGGTTTGcacgttaaattttaattatagacatATCCTTTCACACGCGTAAGTCGTAGTTGAACGAAATCATCGGCGAATCTAAGATTAGGAAAGATCTGGATACCCAGATTGtttgatgtatataatataaaaaaatgattaaaatttaattatttaaatgactattacttatattttttatatgttattttaatcaaatagatATGTAATTAAGTATCAcatattaaattgataagaaTAATCTCGAGTGACACCGAGTACTATGACACAGGTGATATGATACTCATTCTAATAGGTCGTATGTGACTgagatttttactaaatatatatactgaataattttgtcttagattttcgcgattattacacattgaaataaaactagtttttttaacggatttaatcgcgtatattaattattttattttaacatcccgacgtttcgagcactttgcagtgttcgtggtcacgggcagactgcccgtataatatacgcgattaaatccgttaaaaaaactagttttatttcaatactgaATAATTCCTTAAGTTACATCACGTGGAGAGCTGGACGAACAGATGGACTGTTGGACCATCGTGTGGCGCCGGCATTATACGTCATTTTTATCCTAAGTTATGTAAACATTGCCATAGCCAAATAtggttctttattcaaaattccCTCTTAAATACGAGCTAGTTTTAAAGTCGAGggttaaatttcatttcaactAAATACTTATCACTGACTTGTAACATCACGTTGGTCTTGTCTAAATATATCTGAACAGACGGACGAGGGTGTAATCGTAAAATTCTAAGCAGCGATTTATTTTTAGAGAGCAGATGCAAACGCAAGTGGAACTAACTTAAACAAGCGGTTGATTGGTACAGTCTAGTAATTAATCTTGAGCGCTGTTCTGTAAGATCATAATCGGAATACGTAAAGCTAGATCGTTAAATGTTACCATTCAGAACAATAACGTTATTATCCAAATGCGTTTAAGATAGGACCTTATAGAACGGAACGCTGTATTACGTCATCTGACACTTGGAGGTACGGTTAGCAACAATActgaagttatttattttttaattatattaatttataaattaaacttaaaattattcctAAAAACAAATGTGTTAAGAAGATAActgatatgttttataattattatttcattatactaGCTTTCCATCCCGACTTCGTACGGCTGGAGTTCTTATTCCGTTCGTTATTATCCAAATGCGTTTAAGATAGGACCTTATAGAACGGAACGCTGTATTACGTCATCTGACACTTGGAGGTACGGTTAGCAACAATActgaagttatttattttttaattatattaatttataaattaaacttaaaattattcctAAAAACAAATGTGTTCGATACGACTTCGTACGGCTGGAGTTCTTATTCCACATCTACATCAAGCATTTCTTACAATTTACCGAAGTGTCAATATCGGATCATAATCAGAGGATTCGTTTAGAAACGCAAaaaggacaaacatacaaaaaaatatttgtatttacattgtattataatttgagTTACATTCATATCCTttcttatctttaataaaatttaataataaatgtaacattcgcaaatattgttaaaaaaggtTATTAGCTTTTACGATAATCAAGTAAACGTCTCCTTAATAGTAAGGAAATTATTTACAGTACAATAgttaacgtaataaaaaaatactgtacttCATTGAATTACGTCCAAGTACTTttgaatgattaaatttatcgaCTAGGAAAGGGGAACgacaggcaagaaactcagtagttactctttacttaaatttgtaatttaagtaaTGAGTAACTATTAAGTTAGGCTTTGTAAGCCTAATTCTATgcgaattatttcatatatcaaattttaaaaacatcttaaCACTATCTTTTATTTCTTGGCTACGATTACTTCGCCACAGGAAAGATAATTAAGATGAGTTTTCGGAGTTCATTTCAATTGATTATACAATTTTTGCcaatgcttttatttaaattaaattatttataatgcgaAGCAACTGTATATATTCGCAGTGTGTTGTACATTGCGATAACAGTCTGGAACttcgatattataaatagaccagACAGCTCTTTTTCTGTCTTAAAACAAAGCTTAAGAAATGCTAGAAACGACTCACATTTCTTTTCAAGATAAAATCAGTTAAAGTCGGTTCAACTCAAGGCGCCAATTCTACAAACGAATTACTACATTATAGTAATCGAATCGAATACtaatcgttgccgttcagccgttttcatgttcttttaacacaacgatccagttgcggttccGTCGCTGTTATATAAccggtataaatatataaaaattgcccTCAGTGATTAAGCTGAGTGAGCTGAGTTAGTTTGTGTGAGGAATGGTTGAAGTTGGTTCCGTATCGAATCTGGAACGTATCATAATCGTTATATGTTATTAGAATTGACTCTCCAGTACATAATGACTGTGTAGTAGACCTGTTTTTGCTTCAGAAATTAAATTTCCcactcaataattatatttagttaagcatgtattttaataatttacttcatgttttttattctgtattataatttttaatcaacaataatataaaaatataattaagtcttTCAAGATTTATATTATCTCATTGATATTATGTATGCTCgtgattatacatatatatacgtagttaatatattatgtaatttgtttgttaataaataataactaagaaTAACTAAATGTTTTGCTTGTTTCCTTTTGGTAGAACATTTGgtaacattactttttttttatcttcacaGATATGTTGTCCGTGCCTTTGGTGTTCCTatctttcatttgtatttttttttttttgttaatttgagtttaaatataactttacttttttaacttCATCTTGCAACATGTTTAAAAGTGGTTGTTAAAATCTACTAGGGTAGAGCGTAGAATTGGAGTTAAATCCTacctaaaactttttattgattttgttctcGGGGCATTCTAAGAGACCATAATTCTAATCCCATCTTTGGATTTAATCCCATTGCCGATCTTACCCCAAGTAATCCTACTCGTAGTAcctatatttagattaaaagcttaaacttattatattttcttattaattttcttccattacagataaaaacaaaacagcCAATCAAATATATAGCAAAACCAAATAACGacatcacaataaaaataatggtacATATAGACAAAGAGCTAACGAGGAAACTAGTCCAGGAGTACGGGTTGAAGACgagaaagaaattaaaaaatcttacacaTGGTATACTAGAGAACGCGAGGAAACTGTTCATGCATCCAAGTTTGAATCAAACGATCAACTTCAAGTTATTGGATACAAGATTCTTAAGAAACAATAGAGTAATAGCGATGGATGAAAATGCACCGAAGTATCTCAGCAGCTACTGCGACTGGCAGAGTAAAAAGAAAATGAGCGAGAGGACCCTGTACTATTCAGTACTGCTGACAGGATTAGACTTATTCCATGTGAACAATGGTAAACTAATTAGGAGCAACTCAGGTAAGAATATCTGtattaatagaaaacaaaacaaaaattgacaTATTTAGTTTTCATGACAAAAAATAGTTCGCTTTTCTCATGAATTACAAAATTGTCTACGATACGTAATTAAACTTACTAATAAACGACGTTTCGTACGTTTCGAAAACTTATGTCTGCGATGTTCAAATTTATAGAAACGACTTTATTAACGACGAGgttatttgcaatttaaaaatgacaaaatgcGTCTTTAGCGCAATTGGTTAATGGCCGCCTGGCGATGAAAACGTCGCAGTTTCGGTCCTGATCCCTTGGACAATTGTGGTCCCCACTCATAACACAAGCTTAATTAATGAGGCGTTccatctattattaaaaaaaaaaaacaataaatcggATAATTAACAGCAGttctttataaacaaattatgttaTGAACAAACATGAGGTCTTAAAAACATCgatgcgattctgtaagaattcactttgaATCACACGGTGATTCGCCAtgttgatacgtgtatcctaacaagcttattattattatagtcaatatcgTATATCACATTCGGACATTCCACGCTCGTGTGCTGttgtgagtttcgagtttcttcttccTCTACAAGATCGTTAAATCTTTAATCAATCAAATCCCTTACTTAAGGGCATTCATTAGCCGCAATGGtacattttatcataaaaacataatcatttttaatgttagctttgtggatattatattatatatttaactaaagtcCTCCTAAATGGATGGGACGATTTCGATCAAAGTTTTATGAGTCTATTTAAATAGTTCCTTGAATGGTTTAGGTGGcgggaaataaaataaaataaataaattattgacaggctgaattaaaagtaataaataaaattataaaaaaaaacacatcacattattaaattcagaaaacaaaaaaacaactatattcttaagtatttaaattgtcttttaatttaattttttttttttttaagccttTCCAAATGTCAAACCGTCAAAATGTCTAGGAGAAATTTTCTAAAGAGAGCgattatcaaaaattttatcGTTGTAGTTTCGAGACATTCTTTTTTATACatctgatttaaaaataatttaaaagttaatttttctgaccttttatttacataattattgggCTATGTACcgcaaaactattattttttttcagtggTGCAGTATCCAACAaatattaccttttttattgCATAGGTAGGCCGACGTTTAGATGGGCCACTGCGCAAATATATTAGCGCCGtaaaaataaccattccttacatcgcaaatgcgccaccaatcaactaagatattatgtcccttgtgcctgtagttacatttggttcaagccgaaacacaacaatgccgagtaatgctgtttggctttaaaatatgtgatgaataTCTTCCCACAATTTTCTCACTTGTAACATTGCATTGAAAGCCGATGATGGACGATAAATATAGAACAGTTTCCTGTTTTCGACTccataatatattgtttgttgTTACAGGTCGTGGATATACGAGAGGTATGTGCAGTGTCAGAAAAAGCTGTGCTCTTATTGAATGGGATCCAAGAACTATTGGTTTTTTATTAGCACACGAAATTGGTCACAGgttagaaatatatttgtcaatcaAAGTTTATGCTTCATTAGTTGATatcacactgctgggctaagtcctcgtcaccatttgaggagaagatttgcaGCAAAATCCACTCACTCAACACTCTGCGTCAATGCCGGTTTTTTCCGTGAAAGCACGAGataattatgaacataaattaagcacacgaaattgTATTAGTGCTTACTTGGGTAtaaacctgcaatcatcggttaagatgcaagtgttctaaccactgggccatctcggcttgctTCAATAGTATAATACCAATTAGTGATATCAATAATTCGactcaaaacataaaaatacagacAGTAGGTCTGAGGTCCTGGGTTTAAGTACCGGGTCCATTTTTCTTCATATCTCCAAGCTTTACAAAAGTCTATACATATAGGTATAGAGGTTTGTTTTTTTAGTAGATTTTTACAGTGATTAAACAAAAAACGTCTCGacatttattagtaaagatttatttactGCCTCATGGTTGCCTAGATATAAGATAGATATATCACCAATTCCCAGGTCCAGGCTTTAAGCCCCAGGTCGGTCCAGTAAAGAAATAATGGGAGTTTCTATCAAAAAATTATGAGTAACTGGACGACTGGACTTACGGAGTCTGGATGTTGGAAGTGTCTACACTCCTGTCCCTTTGAAATCTCTTAAAGCCGTTAGTCCCACGCTGTTCGGtcttgtcggatttgccgtcccatcggattggaagagtgagggaatagaaagtgctcctgtgtttgcacacacacaacacacactttgcactataatatgtcctgcgcgGTTAGTTGGCCCTTGAATCCGTTGGCCACCGTAGCCGAATCGGTCAGATCGAcatcatcattttatattagtaatgtGCTCGCCACCATGTTTGAGGACTGGTTTGttaataaaagcttataaagACCACAGcaatatatcgatatattttccGTTTCAGCCTAGGCATGAGGCATGATGGACCACCATATAATCAATGCAGCGATCAGAAAGACATCATGGCGTTAAGATACAACGAATCTCACCACCCGAATAGCTGGTCTCCTTGCAGTTGGTATTCGCTGAGGCAATTTTTAAAGTAagcttaatacatttttatctaaggttaaaaatattacccatctgggttgcacaaagccctaccaccaagtaatattaggtaggtatcacccactcatcagatattctgccgccaagcgacaatactgagtattgaagggtttgaaggatgagtgagtcagtgttatacaggcacaaggaatataacatcttagtccccaaggttggtggtgcattggtaaagtaagggatggttaatatttctaacagggccaatgtctatgggcggtggtgaccacttaatatcaggcggcccatttgcccgtccgcctacttatcacaaaaaaaaataaaaaattatatgtttattccAATTTACATTTCGCTGCTAACATTACGTTTATTTAAACAGGATGTCGGCCATATGCGTTACATTGCCGAAATACTAAGACCTATTTTCGGTTTTAGCATGTATTATGTAAACTCTACTCACCAGGTCCGGTAGCAATGACCTAATTCATCATCGTCTAAACTtttggccgagatggcccagtggttagaacgcgtgcatcttaaccgatgatttcgggttcaaacccaggcaggcaccactgaaatttcatgtgcttaatttgtgtttataattcatctcgtgctcggcggtgaaggaaaacatcgtgaggaaacctgcatgtgtctaatttcaacgaaattctgccacatgtgtattccgccaacccgcattggagcagcgtggtggaatatgctccaaaccttctcttcaaagggagaggaggcctttatcccagcagtgggacatttacgggctgctaatgctaatgtaatgcTAAACTTTTGACTAGGGACTATATTGTGACGATGATCTTAAGTGAAGATTAAGGGTTCAACCCCGAGAACAGATCTACAAACTCATTCTCACGCTTTCCCACATtttaaagttgtaaatatatctgcatattatggttatttttaagttattaaaaatacggATAGGTACATTATGCGAGCAGAGACGTCACCTATTTTTTTTAGTGACGAAACTTAAAAGTGGAGATACGGCTTAGTGAGTGAAGAGATCATTCTTGAGTTATcaggtgaaagaaaacatcgtgatacTTACATGAACCTAATTAagttctgtcacatgtgtaccTGTTCAGCAACTTGCATTTAAGCAGCattatggaataaacttcaaacctTCTCTTTATAAGGAGAAGCCTTTTCCCAGCAGTGGtgcatttacaggctgtaacttAAGCAACTTCtagtatctatataaaataaatttaaaatttcataatattctaatgtcattttttaataaacgttaaACAATAACAGCCTTGTTTA
This window encodes:
- the LOC125070467 gene encoding A disintegrin and metalloproteinase with thrombospondin motifs adt-2-like: MKLCLVWFLFTIIDFGNGGQIKTKQPIKYIAKPNNDITIKIMVHIDKELTRKLVQEYGLKTRKKLKNLTHGILENARKLFMHPSLNQTINFKLLDTRFLRNNRVIAMDENAPKYLSSYCDWQSKKKMSERTLYYSVLLTGLDLFHVNNGKLIRSNSGRGYTRGMCSVRKSCALIEWDPRTIGFLLAHEIGHSLGMRHDGPPYNQCSDQKDIMALRYNESHHPNSWSPCSWYSLRQFLKTSKSWCLKTEYDRRVTSKHSTSKN